CAACAACAATTTAATTCTTTGATACAAAGTTATACTTATAATGGCCAAGAACCAATTAGACAAGACGTTTTTAAATGTTTAGACAATAGACCAAGCATCTTAAAAGCGCGTGAGATTGGTGATAGAATTATATTAAAGATGAAAAAGTATATAGACATCTTTATTACAGGTATGACTGGGTAAAACAAATCATCTCCCCGACATACTATAATTTCAGTAGTAATTCAAAAGGAATGTAACGGCTACTAACATTAAAAACGTCATTGCGAAAGAGGAACGATTGAAGCAATCTCATAATTAAAACTATTCAATAAACAGATTACCACGTCCTAACGTCCTCGTAATGACATTTATATCATGTTTTTATAAAAAAAGGAAATAAGAGACAGGAAACATGAAAATAGAAACATAATATTAACAAAAATCACAAACCCGACATACTTTTCGTTTTTGTAGGAATTCAATTTTTATGGAATGGCTAGTGTCCAAAGAGTGCAACGGTCTGGACACGATAATGCAATAAAAAGTAGAATTCAAGAAAACTAAAATAAGTCTAGATTTTTGGTTCTTTTCATCAATGGAAAAGAATAAGAGATAAAACTTAACCGACAAAGAGATTACCACGCCCTATCGTCCTCGTAATGACATTTATATTATGTTATTGTAAAAATAGAAAGTTACGAAACCACTTGTTTCTCTGTACTTTTACAGCTTGTAAACACAATAAAAGAATAATTAAAACAATCTCATCTATTAATCACAAATCATTTGCCCGACATACTATAATTTCAGTAAGAATTCAAAAGGAATGTAACGGCAAGTGTTTAAAGAGTGTAGCGGTTTTTGGTATGTTTTGTTGCGTGTTTAAGCATTAAATTTAGTAAATAATTACTGACCAAGAAAATCTGTGAGGATTTTTGTAAGTGTGCTAGAACCAAACAATAAAATATACCAGTTGTTGTAGCACGTTATTCTTTTTTACTGGTATTTATAATCTCAATATCTTCAATTTTTTTCCTGTTATTTTTTAGAAAACTACTGTAAAAATCTGTCACATCATCTAAAATTATAGAAGGTCTTTCATCTTCATTTATTGTTATTAGATTAATATTTTCAAGGTGAAGCCCCGCAGTATGACGAACGTATATTCCAGATGCTGGTAAAGTTCCAATCGAATAAAATTCAGGGGAATGAACACCCATAACCTCAGATGTAAATTCCTTTACAGAATCAATTTTTGCAGCATCCTTTTTTGTCCCTCCGCCAGAAACTATGAATCTAACATCTTTAATAGAAATATCCTCTATTTTATGATTAGGTAGTCCCGTAATAAAAATTGCTGAATTTTTATCACCTTTAGAATTATCAGCTATTATATTGTTAAAATAGAAACCATGCATTCGCTTAAGAGGTTCTATTTCACCGTTAGGAGTATCTACACTCATTCGTTGTTGGCAAAATGTCATAAAAATTGGTCTCGGAACATTTTCCATTACTAGGTTTGAAAAGGTCATGTTTTTCATTTCACCACCCTCGTTTTGTTGTATTTTTATACCAGCATCTTCAATATCTCTAAATATGCAATTACTGACAGCAACTGATTCAATGTCTCCTTTTGAAAGTAAACCAATTCTAATGCCTGCCCATTTAGAACGAAAGATATTATTGGTAATAACAATGTCTTTACAAGGCTTATCAGAGCGTGAAGCTTGAAGACAGATGCAGTCGTCACTGTTATCGAAGTTACTGTTTGATACTCGAACCCTGGTACAGCCATCAAAGTCCAGTCCATCACCATTATAATTAGCACGACTATAGATGTTAATTCCTGAAACTTCAATATTATCGCAGTATAAAAAAACGGAAGTCCAACTTGCGGGATTGATTAAATTAATATTGTTTAGGTGAATATTTTGGCATTTTAACATACGCATTAGCATTGGGCGACCTGCACCATGGGCAAAGTTTTCTAAATGTCCATTTCCATCTATTGTTCCTAACCCTACAATACTGATGTTTTTTGAGTTTTCAGCATATATGAAACAGCGGTCCATGTTTGTACTGTGCTGATACATCATTTTATAAGTGCCCTGTGTGTAATCGTTATAATTTGGACTTCCCTGCAATGTTGTACCTCCCTCAATGTGTAATGAAACATTATCTTTTAGGTAAATAGTACCAGATACATAAATACCACCTCCATCAATTTTTACTGTTCCACCTCCTGATAAAGTGCATTCATCAATAGCTTGTTGAATTGCTTTTGTATTCAGTGTTTTTCCATCATTAATTGCATTGTAATCAGATATGTTAAAATCTCTGGCGTTGGTTGCAAATGATATGCTTAGTAATAGAATAATTGATTTAAGTATCTTCATTATGTGTTTATAAATTGTATGGTAATCACAGAATAATCTTTCTGTACCATTTTTTTTAATGTGCTACAACGTGTAATGAAAGTTGCGATTTTTGTGAACGGCTATTTTCCGCAGGAAAATTGAAGTGAGCAAAAATGCAACAGCTTTTAGTTAAGCACTAATTTAGCAATTTTTACTACACGGCTTAAGTTAGCATTAGTTATTGTTTATTTCAGATTCTATATTTACCCATTTCACTTTCCATTTTTTTTCTAAATGTCCTCCAGTTGTATAAAAAAGAAATCTATTATTGGGTGTTACATATGGATTTCCTTGTCCTTTATTATTGATTTTATCATTTAGTTTTTTTGTGTTTATCCATCCTCCTTTTCCATCATTATAGCTAATCATTAAGTCAAGTTCGTTTCCAATTGAGGCAAAAATTAAATAGTCTTCTTTTGGGGAAACATATGGTGTGCATTTTCCAGCTTTGGAATTTGTCGAGATTGTAGTTTTTTCGGCGTTTTCAAATTTACCGTTCACTTTTTTTGAATGATAAATATCCATTCCACTATAATCCAAATTACTTGTGTGAAAATATAGAGTTTCCGAATTTGTAATTGTTGGATGCGAAACTAATTTGTCTCTTAAGTTTGGGATATCAACAAAAATAGGTTCTTTCCATTCTCCGTTAACTTTATCTGATTTCCAAATATGCCAAGTTTGAAAAACACCTTGAATATTTGTCGGTCTTGTTGAACTAAAATAGATAGAATTTCCATCAGGTGAAAAACTCATTCCGTGTTCGTTATATTTACTATTGAAAAACGCTTTCTTTGGTTCAGACCAATTTCCGTTTTTATTTTTTATTACGAAAACATCAAATTTTTCAAAGCTATTATCTGAAATAGTATAATAATATTCTTTTAAGTCAGGGCTAAACATTCCCTTATGAATGAGTTCATTTTCAGGAACTAAATTTTGCTTGAATTCAAAAGGTATATTATTCGGAATTTCGCCGGCTAAAAAATTCATTTTGGTATTATAGTTTTCATTTTTACAACTCAAAAAGACAATTGTAAATAGTAAGATGATTTTGAGTTTGTCCATTTCTCTAATTAATGCCAACGTTGTTGTGTTATGGAAAGTTGCGATTTTGTGAACGAGGAATTTCCATAGGAAATTCAGAAGTTGGCAAAAAAGCAACTAACTTTGATTAAGCTAAAAGTAGCAATTAATTATACACGGTGTTGTAAAACGTTTTCAATTCGTAGTTTTAATTTAAGTTATAAACTACTCCTGCGCTAAAAACTATTTGGTTTAATTCACTAATTATATATTTAAGTTCAGATATTAAGTCTAATTTATCTGTTATAGAAAATCCGCCACCAAAACCTAAATTTAAACCAATAAAAGTTTCATTATTGTCAGCATTTGTCGAACTAGTGATGCTATTATGAGCTGTTATATCTGTTCCGTAAAACGAAAAGTTCAAACCACCTATACCATAAAATCTTAAGTCATTTGAGTTTGATATATTTATATTATAATGTAAATCTGTATTTAATGTTACCAAACCTGTATCAACTTTAGAACTGCTGAAATTTTGACCCATAAAACTGTTAGTCGTTGTTGTAGTAATTCCAAAAAAGTAATTTAATTCTCCTGACAAAGAAAAGTTTTCATTTAATTCATAAATTGCTTTAGCACCAATACCTAAACTTTCTATTTCCGAACCATATGATAGTTTTCCTCCAACTTTTAACTGAGCATTTGCAACTGTTGTAATGATTAATAAAATAAGTGTAACTTTAATTGATTTCATATTTATTAATT
The window above is part of the Polaribacter sp. SA4-12 genome. Proteins encoded here:
- a CDS encoding PD40 domain-containing protein, giving the protein MNFLAGEIPNNIPFEFKQNLVPENELIHKGMFSPDLKEYYYTISDNSFEKFDVFVIKNKNGNWSEPKKAFFNSKYNEHGMSFSPDGNSIYFSSTRPTNIQGVFQTWHIWKSDKVNGEWKEPIFVDIPNLRDKLVSHPTITNSETLYFHTSNLDYSGMDIYHSKKVNGKFENAEKTTISTNSKAGKCTPYVSPKEDYLIFASIGNELDLMISYNDGKGGWINTKKLNDKINNKGQGNPYVTPNNRFLFYTTGGHLEKKWKVKWVNIESEINNN
- a CDS encoding outer membrane beta-barrel protein, which gives rise to MKSIKVTLILLIITTVANAQLKVGGKLSYGSEIESLGIGAKAIYELNENFSLSGELNYFFGITTTTTNSFMGQNFSSSKVDTGLVTLNTDLHYNINISNSNDLRFYGIGGLNFSFYGTDITAHNSITSSTNADNNETFIGLNLGFGGGFSITDKLDLISELKYIISELNQIVFSAGVVYNLN
- a CDS encoding glycoside hydrolase family 28 protein; the protein is MKILKSIILLLSISFATNARDFNISDYNAINDGKTLNTKAIQQAIDECTLSGGGTVKIDGGGIYVSGTIYLKDNVSLHIEGGTTLQGSPNYNDYTQGTYKMMYQHSTNMDRCFIYAENSKNISIVGLGTIDGNGHLENFAHGAGRPMLMRMLKCQNIHLNNINLINPASWTSVFLYCDNIEVSGINIYSRANYNGDGLDFDGCTRVRVSNSNFDNSDDCICLQASRSDKPCKDIVITNNIFRSKWAGIRIGLLSKGDIESVAVSNCIFRDIEDAGIKIQQNEGGEMKNMTFSNLVMENVPRPIFMTFCQQRMSVDTPNGEIEPLKRMHGFYFNNIIADNSKGDKNSAIFITGLPNHKIEDISIKDVRFIVSGGGTKKDAAKIDSVKEFTSEVMGVHSPEFYSIGTLPASGIYVRHTAGLHLENINLITINEDERPSIILDDVTDFYSSFLKNNRKKIEDIEIINTSKKE